The following nucleotide sequence is from Aedes aegypti strain LVP_AGWG chromosome 3, AaegL5.0 Primary Assembly, whole genome shotgun sequence.
TGATTTTCGTGACGAGctctacactcaaaataatccaaatgtcattcgtaccgtaaaacggggtaactttgatagttttttcgaagaaagctTGTATAATTGTGCttgttgtttcaaagaattataatttatatttttaaaacaagtactggcatcctagctatcgattgtagttgataaatttctaaaagatttaatttgaatggatatataatttttcatataatcgaaagtcggttttctgttttggggtaactttgataattgaacaaaattgaatgaattacggaacatttatagggcattgcatacctctaggcgtttaacgttatatggaaatttctgacttagaatacaaaaatgatcccagtttgtgaaaatgctcttCGTTAAAAGATTTGAGATTATATTTCAAGTtatatgataactaggctattaAAGATAAGtaaccaactattcaaaactatatcaaatagtgatcgtagaacagattttttgtaagcgtttcaaaaatgctaaaatcgtatcaatttttaatattcgtatataaagcctcacatgttctcgattcaaatgaaaatagctcttacatgaagtgtcatactaatattatttggttttgcattcgttttgcctAACCgattaacaaaaattataatatttcgtttagtatgtggtgggtaacgcactatcaaagttacccgcattatcaaagataccccgttttacggtacgtgtAAAATCACGTATagcattccaaattcattttgcctTCTATTCACCTGACTAAGGTAATAGTTACTAGAGTATGTTTGATTACCTAATGAAGATCCGGTGTTTGTCACTGAGGCTATCAGTCGCTCTCACGTAGGtccataaattcatttttttacaattgaaCATCGTAATATGCTGTTTTtaatcacgccaatctgtcatgaaacggcctacttttctgcaCTGAAAAATTCAGTGCGGGAataatcattacgcaactgaaatcagtgctgtaatgattcattacgcaacgctttctcattacgcaactgttttgagttgcgtaatgaatcattacacaacaatttttcagaaattgtaaaataatggtgaatgcatttcgatttaatttctgataccctcaagtggtcttttacgaaattgcaaaaaatgttgtacgaaCTCGTTGcaaaaactcgatttttacagcactcgtcgtaattacgtaaatttacaactcgtgctacagcattctgcaacttgttccgtaaattaCTATTGTCATCTTCATTTCGCATTCATTCACtgttgagttcagttttaaaGATGCTAGATTTTCTAGCAGCAGCtgaaattcaaaattgatttcaaggtaccgtaatccggggtaacattgatcattttttttagtttttcttaaatttttcatttcacaatacaaatgttacaagtttcatatttttaaaacaagtactggcacccaccgctcctaactatgtacattattttgttttttcgaaagatttaaacatgtttaaataaatgttttaagtgattttttgattcaactgatatggggtaacattgatcacccaagaaaacaacgttcgctaatattggaaatgtcgttacttactaaaatcagggcccctgaagccgaatatgaagaccaaactcttacaagtcatttactttttgagttatttcaaaattaaaaacaccttgaaccgcggaatacgcctaaaagtaggcaatttcctaatgaaattctacattcgtaatagttattagttaatgttgcctaattgatgaacttatgaaagatttgacaacggaatcgttttcggcgatgccatttttagtaacacccgcattttccttgatcacatcgtctgcagaactcatgtgagacatgaattttcggtagtgtcagtgaaaatgatagaaatcattctTTCGAAAAgatgacaaatttgcgcatgaactaaacgcaattttggcaaaaaccctaattatcattagcttatgaatatacgaaagagaggcaccattcatggttcgaaaatgtttcatcaataaatctttatttgaacgtttaacaagatgagtcttcccgatcaatgttaccccgctgatcaatgttaccccggattacggtatgtaAATATGTGATATATATTACGTTTTTATACCTTATTTTGGAATCGTAGTCCGACCAACCTTGTGGAGGAACGAGACTTTTTTAATGGAAGGAGCACTGAACGAACTTGAAAGGAACATTTGTTTTAATGGATGCCGCCGTCAGTCAGTGTTCTGCTAATGATTTggaacaaagtgccctgttgcaattcaaCTCAACGGTGTGAAAATAGGCCTTTGCCAAATCGACCAATGATAAatggcaattggtttcgtttttgtacttctACTTGACACGTCTTGTGTtagttcacaactacatctataTACACTAGAGctcccataccattgggcgtgataaccactatccACCTCGAACCAAGAAAAGAGAAGCAAACTTACGAAACCAACAACTGCGACGCATGCATATAAACCAAATCGGTCACACAAGTTCGGTGAGCTTGATACGAACTCAGCAGCATTGGCATCGGTTGATTAGCGACCGAACGTTTGGCACGGCCTGGAACAACATCATCCATCAGGAACGGGAATTGCAATCTCAAAGCTGCGCGATTCACTTTAGGTTGTTTCCCGCTTGGgatactggaaaaaaaaaatcaaattgaattgAAGCTTAAATTTGAAATTGCAACAAGACACttacaaataattttcaagtAGCCAAATCTTGATGTAGCCTAGATAGGTTCCGGTGAACAGGAACCTATTGTCAGAATCGGTCGTCATCATAATTACCCGATCGCCTGCCATGTGTACAGCACTGAATGCCCCCATATATCCTCCATCAGGATGATGAGAAAAAACTAGTATCCTTCCGGTGTCCAACGATGCCAACAGCGTTCCATAATCCGGATGAAAGGGACGCGCTTCTAGAAACAGCAGATTATGTATGGTCAATTGACGCAAAAGTTCAGCAGTAGCCGGCATCACAATTCTCGTTAGCCGTCGTTGACGCCAGTGCTCTTGGGGCTGGAAAATTGACAATCGTGTTTGTCTTCGTGTAGGCTGAGGAATTCTCTTCTTTTTAAAGTTCACCGGGATTTTCTGACGTGGTTTCGCAGCATCGAATCTTTTGTACGCCTGACCTGTTTCGAGCATCCAGAGAATGATTTCTCCCGAATAGCTACAGGAAGCTAACGCCTTGGGCTCCGTACGATTGATTGACGCGCATAGAATATCGTCCGAGTGTAGTTTCTGCCATTCGACTCCGGATGGAAAATCTATTCCAGTAGATCCAACAGGAAATTCTACTATCACGTGATTCCAACCCATAGCCAGAATCCCGGTTCGCTCCCAAAAAACAGCAGTTACTTCACATTCTGACCCAATACTCATACAGCTCATTAGCGATCCACTGTTAAAGTTCCATATTTTCAGTTCTCCATTACGAGCTCCAGTCACCATCAACTGAAGTTTTGGATCGAAACAGGCAGCTGTGATTTGAACCTTCTCCAATATACCATGAATCACTTCGGTGTGAGCGTCTTGGATGATTGTCAGCTTTCGATTCCCGGTGTAGTCCCATACGATTATGAAGCTATCCAAACCACAACTCACGATTACTTTGAATAATGGATTGTGCAGAAGAACGGAGATTGGTTGAGTATGGCTTTCACCGTCGGTTACCTCTAACGCAATCTTCGGACAACAGCTAACAGATAGAACTTTATTGGCTCCAACCACCAACTCACGATTCAATTCGCTGTAATATGCACAGGCTGGAACCGTCTTGAACAAACTTGAGGAAAACTGACTATAAGTTTGAATCAACGTTCTGTTCGGAACATCCCATATCttcacaatttttttctgatcCATGCTGTACAGTTTTAGTGATTCGTCTTGAAGAAACATGAAAACAACTGCGGAGTTATGTCCAGCCAAAATCTCTGTTGGTTTGTCTGGTCGTCGACTATCCCACAATCTTAGCTGACCATCGGGACCTCCCGTCACGAGGAAATCCTTAATCGAATCGAATGCGAAACACGTAACCCCTTTGAATACTTTGAATTTCGTTCTCCTATCAAGCTTCCTTGTGTGTTGTATCACCAATGAAACTTGTAACTTGTTCCGCAGATGATGCGGCACCAATGGATCATTTTCCGAGCATGCCACAAAGCTGTTTCTCGATTCAATAAACTCCACTTGGCGTACGATATCTGGAAGCAGACGCCCATAGTCTACGCATGTCATCTGAGGACAAAGCCCTCCGACCAAATCACAGAAAGCCATTCTGGTTATGGCAGTGGCCGCATCGAACTTGAATGGTTCTTTGTTTTCCGGGAAGAATTCAATCATTCTCACGTGGCCCACATAATCACCCAAAATCATTTTGCTACGAGTATCAGGTGAGAAATGGTAGTACAGGGAATTAATGGCATTGGGAATTCGATTGATAATCGTTTTAAGCGTGAAGCCGGATGCTATAATATCATAGAAGCGAAGTTCACACTCCAGACATGCAACGCAGAAGTAGTTCTGATCTGGGAGGATTGCCGTATCCAGAACCATCGTCTTGATACGTTTGAGATCCACTAAAAATGAGATAAAGCCATGATTTTCCGGCAAATTAAtaaagattagaaatagtacCGCTGAAAGCCTTTCCAGTTTTGAGATGTTTCCAGTCTCGTTTCCAAAAGTTGATAACAGCTTCACGGGTAGATGTCACCCAAAAACCTTGTGACCAGTTAACAGTCCCATCCTGCAGGATATTTACAGATTTCAAAGTGGCCAAAACACTTGATATGAATGAAAACATCTTACATAAGAGACCAACGGTGCATATTGGATCTTAGTAACCGGATATGTTTGTCGTCCGAGTTTCATGCCCATGTCCTGGGAAATGGGCAGATCCAGAGATTCCTGAACCGCCAGAGGGTCATCGTTTTGAAATCCCAGAATCAGGTAGCTCACAAGTTCATCCCATTGGCAGTACTCATCCTTGTTTGCGTTTATTTTCATAAACAGGGTTTGAAACTCTTCATCTTGGAATTCCACCCCGGTAAGGTCGGTCAACTCAGTGCGTAGTTCTTCCGGAAGTAGCTGCTTCCGCTTGTTGAAAATGCGATAAAGATGTTCAACGTCATTTTGCGAGAGGTAGCGATGCAGTAGCTGAGGATGTGAGGTATCAGCTTCTTCTAGGGAatccattgttttttttttcgaaaaatgtgaCGTAAAATGTCAGTGGAATGGATGTTCACATCCTACATATTCACCAATGTTTGCTAAGATTGCTACAGAGACCAGGTACCTACAGCCTGAAACAGCTATAATATGCAGTTCTGACTCACCCAGAGAACTGTTGCGGTAaataaatgcgcagctattccgtaagatcatgctaaaagtcgtgggttcgaatcctaccaATTGTGGATCTATTCGGGCAGGAAATTTTCTCGTCTTCCCACACCACTTGCAAAAATGGCTATTCAGCAAAGAACCCTCTAACTTAATAACTGTGAATGTGATTATTAGAACACTATTAGGTAAatggtcagaaaataattctgatagatatTTCGTTGTtactgcattatgaggctcatgtataatctcaaagTGACTGTTATGCTGTTACAACtgccaatgtgacaaatcaacttggtattttttttttcgaattttctagaactatctcacagtaagttgatcgaaagtatttgtcatttgatgactctccccggcaTTAActcttaaggacatataggaaggaatccctgtcatggcagagaaaatggcttcctcacacaTACAAACACATTTGCCGGCGGTtcacattttttctcaaaatatttcacttacctatAATTAatcactcccaaattgctaactGGATATCAGAACACCGTTATGTTTCCATTATTGTAGTTTCAGCAACTGCCACTTATCCAAATTCCACaaaccgtgctaattttcaacatGAACGAAGAACAATCTTTCGTTTGTTTATACTTTCTCACCCGCGAGCGAAGGATACTTTTCGACCAATTATATAATTTCCACTACACGTAGCACACCGTACTCAGTTTACTTTCATTAATTGTTCATTGAAAGACACTCTCCAGTTTATTTCTGATAGATACAACTTAAAACTTTACAGAACCGTGCTTAAAACAATCACCCGATcacaacttttcacttttttatttttctaatttcaagtCAGCTGCCCGCTTGCAGTGCTGTCAGAAATGTTGATGGTAACTTACAGCATCAAGCCAAATTATTAAGTCGAAGTGAAAAAGACTGAAACTGATGCAGGGATGACTGGCAACGCCGTGTTATTAATTGTAATTTCACGATTACCAACAAATaagtgaatattttttgtgtaccactactttCAAACAGAAATTCACGGATTCaacggagtttcaccttaaggtcaaaaatgtcgaatgtgacaaatatgcagttatgggcataacgctgaaaatggccattttttacacccacccaccccttcgtaacgctttttgtatgaatattctcaaaattttatatgagccgtaacatcgtgaggacacccacccacccccttcagcgtaatgaaatttgtgaataagcccttatAGAAAATGATTGGCAGATATAtgtgaaatatttaatttttgtaaaattgaatTGTAGACTACTGTTGATAAAAGTAatgatttgtaatattttatcaaTACTTTTACATTTAACACTAAAACAACATTTTACTTCAAACTGCA
It contains:
- the LOC5574823 gene encoding WD repeat-containing protein on Y chromosome, which translates into the protein MDSLEEADTSHPQLLHRYLSQNDVEHLYRIFNKRKQLLPEELRTELTDLTGVEFQDEEFQTLFMKINANKDEYCQWDELVSYLILGFQNDDPLAVQESLDLPISQDMGMKLGRQTYPVTKIQYAPLVSYDGTVNWSQGFWVTSTREAVINFWKRDWKHLKTGKAFSVDLKRIKTMVLDTAILPDQNYFCVACLECELRFYDIIASGFTLKTIINRIPNAINSLYYHFSPDTRSKMILGDYVGHVRMIEFFPENKEPFKFDAATAITRMAFCDLVGGLCPQMTCVDYGRLLPDIVRQVEFIESRNSFVACSENDPLVPHHLRNKLQVSLVIQHTRKLDRRTKFKVFKGVTCFAFDSIKDFLVTGGPDGQLRLWDSRRPDKPTEILAGHNSAVVFMFLQDESLKLYSMDQKKIVKIWDVPNRTLIQTYSQFSSSLFKTVPACAYYSELNRELVVGANKVLSVSCCPKIALEVTDGESHTQPISVLLHNPLFKVIVSCGLDSFIIVWDYTGNRKLTIIQDAHTEVIHGILEKVQITAACFDPKLQLMVTGARNGELKIWNFNSGSLMSCMSIGSECEVTAVFWERTGILAMGWNHVIVEFPVGSTGIDFPSGVEWQKLHSDDILCASINRTEPKALASCSYSGEIILWMLETGQAYKRFDAAKPRQKIPVNFKKKRIPQPTRRQTRLSIFQPQEHWRQRRLTRIVMPATAELLRQLTIHNLLFLEARPFHPDYGTLLASLDTGRILVFSHHPDGGYMGAFSAVHMAGDRVIMMTTDSDNRFLFTGTYLGYIKIWLLENYFIPSGKQPKVNRAALRLQFPFLMDDVVPGRAKRSVANQPMPMLLSSYQAHRTCVTDLVYMHASQLLVSASSDRTIRIWTISGRYVGLLGSPVKWPTLDPDHPIARNYNFRIPPDLHREVSFTTAQVLRGGERFIKFKSRILQEASERRRTEAIETYGKPLEPPYLNTATFPYGPHTSYHPDPKLDLSFRQTPIFEHLSIPNMLKMKPVDSERALQDAKQLDFSNDGDRIDSYHEKKDSIFK